From Vitis vinifera cultivar Pinot Noir 40024 chromosome 5, ASM3070453v1, the proteins below share one genomic window:
- the LOC100264716 gene encoding uncharacterized protein LOC100264716, with product MRQRGLILAAFISLVLFLLFIFISFNAHLLKSPLLLSIAPQEPSSALPQFSLLIGILTRADKYDRRHFLRLVYGIQSSPVAHIDVKFIFCNLTKPEQRVLVALEILRFEDVIILNCMENMNSGKTYTYFSSLPQILRRQYDYVMKADDDVFIRLAPLALSLQPLPRLDLYYGFVIPCASTNPFVEYMSGMGFVLSWDLVEWIGESDIPGNDTFGPEDKLVGKWLNMGNKAKNRFSNKPAMYDYPGTNGRCSHELIPETVAVHRLKRWDQWSNVLHFFNVTHQLKHYPEFRNIL from the coding sequence ATGCGGCAGAGAGGCCTGATTCTAGCTGCATTCATCTCTCTTGTTCTCTTTCTCCTCTTTATTTTCATATCATTCAATGCCCACCTCCTCAAATCCCCTCTTCTACTTTCCATTGCACCACAAGAACCATCTTCTGCGCTACCCCAATTCAGCCTCTTGATCGGAATCCTCACCCGCGCCGATAAGTACGATCGCCGACATTTCCTCCGCCTAGTCTATGGAATCCAGTCCTCACCTGTGGCTCACATCGACGTCAAGTTCATTTTTTGCAACCTCACCAAGCCCGAGCAAAGGGTGCTGGTGGCGCTCGAAATCCTAAGGTTTGAGGACGTCATCATCCTCAACTGCATGGAGAACATGAACAGCGGCAAGACCTACACCTACTTCTCATCCCTCCCGCAGATTCTCCGGCGTCAGTATGACTACGTGATGAAGGCGGACGACGATGTTTTCATAAGGCTTGCACCCCTGGCATTGTCCCTGCAGCCACTGCCGAGGTTGGATTTGTATTACGGGTTTGTGATTCCATGCGCCAGCACCAACCCTTTTGTGGAGTACATGTCAGGAATGGGGTTTGTGCTGTCATGGGACCTGGTGGAATGGATTGGAGAGTCTGATATACCTGGAAACGACACATTTGGGCCGGAGGATAAGCTGGTTGGGAAGTGGTTGAATATGGGGAACAAGGCTAAAAACCGCTTCTCCAATAAGCCTGCAATGTATGATTATCCGGGCACTAATGGGAGGTGCTCCCATGAGCTTATACCAGAAACTGTGGCGGTTCACAGGCTCAAGAGATGGGACCAATGGTCTAATGTTCTTCATTTCTTCAATGTAACCCACCAACTCAAACACTACCCagaatttagaaatattttgtgA
- the LOC100242432 gene encoding ankyrin repeat protein SKIP35: MEEEFISVAGSNNLHSGNGTNPKDPLCAEMESNNNGIGHPKDASENFSSENGEGSNVVFSREAPLVSKDSRTSGGCSCSPKKLKSRMVVTDSEPGKKDKVGNEKKLSRQDRIELGRMFQGAVSSHDWELAESLILLADPHTLNDALCISLDSIWFLSTQEELHGITSLIKKIISNGAYDFTRAALRTSFLASCVSACQSRTMSLADTVTVMAQRLHERLQECNGDEVLKAEAGAKVQKFTEWALKCIGFHSRCQGNRDRVSHSSAIEIQLQLSAFKMFLDLAGNHLTGKDFTEAFDAACFPLTLFSSSFDPGWASGISATAIQGLLGMLVEGGADNVNQCFLEASRFGSTELVRILLQIAQRNSLDVDVDLALGFASHYCKIGTMECLVEEGNAIAFLGPLMRAAERGCMQVVQWFVRRGCRDMDLCLALTAATSSSQVGIAAYLLPHVPQHVLAALSIEILKAAGERSGGSLDGVAFLLRSDFLGDPAATYAVADSIARSDDEAVAPELRAFLRQNWSEAAFLDGLREGQEHYMNILRILKWGESPICLRDLPGPLLVAIAYLPLYRECVEASGCLLSQRLRGQLVEAVRRLGSGPLEEVKQGRELLAILKHHLPPFLLSVSSIG; the protein is encoded by the exons ATGGAAGAGGAGTTCATTTCCGTGGCGGGAAGCAACAACTTGCATTCCGGAAACGGCACCAATCCCAAAGACCCCCTATGTGCAGAAATGGAATCCAACAATAACGGAATTGGGCATCCAAAGGATGCaagtgaaaatttttcctcagaAAACGGTGAGGGAAGTAATGTTGTGTTCTCAAGAGAGGCACCCCTTGTAAGTAAAGACTCAAGAACTTCAGGAGGTTGTAGCTGCAGCCCTAAGAAACTCAAATCCAGGATGGTTGTAACAGACTCAGAGCCTGGGAAGAAGGATAAGGTTGGGAATGAGAAGAAACTTAGTAGACAAGATAGGATTGAGCTGGGACGAATGTTTCAGGGTGCTGTGAGCTCGCATGATTGGGAGCTCGCTGAGAGTTTAATCTTATTAGCTGATCCGCATACGCTTAATGATGCTCTATGCATCTCCTTGGACTCCATTTGGTTCTTGAGCACTCAAGAAGAACTTCATGGGATCACGAGTTTAATTAAGAAGATCATTTCTAATGGTGCATACGATTTCACAAGAGCTGCCCTAAGAACTTCATTTCTTGCTTCATGTGTTTCTGCTTGCCAGAGTAGAACAATGAGCCTTGCAGATACAGTAACTGTAATGGCCCAAAG GTTGCATGAGCGTCTTCAGGAATGCAATGGGGATGAAGTCTTGAAGGCAGAAGCAGGTGCCAAGGTCCAAAAGTTTACTGAATGGGCTCTAAAGTGTATTGGCTTCCATTCTCGTTGCCAGGGCAATAGGGATAGAGTGAGTCACAGTTCAGCAATCGAGATCCAACTCCAGTTATCTGCATTCAAGATGTTCTTAGATCTTGCTGGCAACCACCTTACTGGGAAGGACTTCACAGAGGCCTTTGATGCAGCTTGTTTCCCTCTCACTCTCTTCTCTAGCTCGTTTGATCCTGGTTGGGCATCTGGGATATCAGCAACAGCAATCCAAGGACTGCTGGGTATGTTGGTAGAGGGGGGTGCAGATAATGTGAACCAATGCTTTCTTGAAGCCTCTCGTTTTGGGAGCACAGAGCTTGTTAGAATCTTATTGCAG ATTGCCCAAAGGAACAGCTTGGATGTTGATGTTGACTTGGCTTTGGGCTTTGCTTCACACTATTGCAAGATTGGTACAATGGAGTGTCTAGTGGAAGAAGGTAATGCCATAGCCTTCCTGGGCCCATTGATGAGAGCAGCTGAAAGGGGTTGTATGCAGGTTGTACAATGGTTTGTGAGAAGGGGCTGCCGAGACATGGACCTTTGCCTTGCTCTTACAGCTGCTACTTCCAGCAGTCAAGTCGGGATTGCTGCCTATCTCCTCCCTCATGTCCCTCAGCATGTCCTTGCAGCCCTCAGCATAGAAATTCTCAAGGCTGCTGGTGAACGAAGTGGTGGTTCTCTTGATGGTGTAGCATTTCTCCTCCGTTCTGACTTCTTGGGTGACCCTGCTGCTACTTATGCTGTTGCAGACAGCATTGCTAGGTCTGATGACGAGGCTGTTGCTCCTGAGCTAAGGGCTTTTCTGCGGCAGAACTGGTCAGAGGCTGCTTTCTTGGATGGGTTGAGGGAAGGACAAGAACATTACATGAATATATTAAGGATCTTGAAATGGGGTGAATCTCCTATTTGCTTGAGGGATCTCCCAGGCCCCCTTTTGGTAGCAATAGCATACCTGCCACTGTATAGGGAGTGCGTTGAGGCTAGTGGCTGCTTGTTATCGCAACGACTAAGGGGACAGCTTGTGGAAGCAGTGAGAAGGCTTGGAAGTGGGCCGTTAGAAGAGGTGAAGCAGGGCAGGGAGCTCCTGGCTATTTTGAAGCATCATCTCCCACCATTTTTGCTCTCTGTTTCCAGCATTGGTTAG